The Sesamum indicum cultivar Zhongzhi No. 13 linkage group LG6, S_indicum_v1.0, whole genome shotgun sequence genomic interval CCAGTAAGCATGAAGAATGATAACACCCAACTAATTACGCAAGAgcttataaagaaaatatactgGACAACAGACAGGGAAAATATGTAAATGGCTGGCTGAAATGTTTGGGGACAATATTTCACCTCGTGAATGGAAAACTTGAACTAAAAATTGATAACCAGAAGAAAATCCTCTGCAATGGAATTAGACTAGCATGCATGCAGAGCATAAGTGCTACTAAACGTATTTTTCAACAGAGAGACTGTTTTCATTGAACATGTGTATAGTCAGTGTGACTTCCCATTTACAAGAGCATCAAGTTCCCACCCAACAACATTATTGACAAATTTGCTCACATTACACACTAGGTGTAGAGGTGATTCACAGGTTTGGGACAAGTGGCAACATGCAGCTAGGGGGGCTGCATATCAAAAGATAGTGGATGTCATGCGATTTGTAAGCTTTTGAACTGGCCTCACTTTAATACTTCTAGAGGAATACAATGTATTCAATTTGCTTCTCCATTTTGGTGCCAAAACTGGTTCAGCAAAATAAATCCTTACTTTGAATCTCAAAAGCATCTCATGCACTTACCACTTCACGAATCTCTTGGTCGAACAGTTtagaagcagcagcagcactAAAATCCTCAATAACTGTTATACCTAATTGATGCTTTGTTCTTAGCACTTGACTGGCCTCCGACTGAGACTGGATAGATGGAACAACTGAAGGCCATCTTTTCTCAAATGAGTCCTTGTACATATCTCCTTTGCGAGCATTGTTTGATTCTAACCACACAGCATATTCGCGAAGCAGTTTCTGgattcaaatgaaattttttcagaacaaaaaatgtacATGGCAGATCAACTCCCACCTTCTAAGACATATATGGAAAGATAAATGGACGCCAGAAGGAACATTAACATACATGCAGAGTTGACTAGAGAGCCATCTTATGTCGGACGAGATAAAAATGTACAGTGAAGAATCTGTAAGACAGGCAAATGGTGTCTTAGGCATCTTATTAATCTAAAGTAGGAACTTAGACATCATATGTTTCTGAAAATCATGGAAAAAGATTagttttatcaataaaatatcttCAACAACTTCTAATTATCCATACTTAATAGTGGAACAACAGaactttgttttaaaattttaagggtAATACTTGATCAATCTAAGCCTTGAAATGTAGTTGAGGCCAAGTTTTGCATGGTGTCTCTGGGCACTATAAGCATAAATAATCAGCAAAGAGATTCAATGAACTTAATAATCGGAAAGCAGTTCTTTGCAGGTACAAGCTTGCCTCATCTGATTAATCTCACTGGTCCTTAGTCTCACTGCTCGCCTGCATTCCTAATCATGAATGACGATACCATAAATGACACGTATGACTTACTCTAAAAGCACAAATggaaatatcaaaatctaGCATCTCCAGGTAGACCAGAAGTGAGGGGGGAGGGATGTCATGAGAGGACTCCAACTAGATATATAGAACCATCAATAGCACTGCAACTTGAACttcaattacaataataagcATCATGACGTACTCACTTGAGCTTCCGAGACAGCAGGGTCAATTACTTCATTTCGCAGACTTGAGGTCACTGGAATTTGGACAGATTTATTTCCTCTGAGAACATATGAAGTGACAAGGTCGAGATTTGATAATTGCAGAGTAGATTCTGCCAGTTTGACTGCACGTCCTTGCACATTGTCAATCTGCATTTTTATCGCCAAATGCCATAGGtatttgaagaaaacaaagcaGGAACAAAGAGATATATAGTGCAGATGGACCATACCAGAGACAAAATTCTTCTCTTCCAAGAAATGCTCTCACTTTCCATCTTCACCGCATGCTCTTTTACACTGCTTAGGAGATCATTTACCAACACCAAGTCCCGCTCTGCTTGCTGACATTCCTCCCTAACAAGCTTTTGACAAGCAGAAAGCAACCGTTCAGCAATCTTAACTGGAGTTTCCAGCTTAAGCCTTATTCTTTCGATCCCATTATTTGTGGATGCATCCAAAAAGCTATACAGATACTTTTCAAGACGAGAAAAGTTGTTGGCTCCAAGATATGAAGTATTTGAGGGTTGTTCTTGCTTTTCCAGAACGGTAAAGGACGAAAGCTTTGCTTCAAGAGCACTCCGTGCAGATACAGGATACAAGGTGACATCTTCAGCATTCAACATCTTTCGAGTGTTTTCCTTGATGAACGCAATAGCTTCATCAAGCTGCATCGAGCATTTTTGAAGTTAACGAGAGAAAGCTCCTATAGAATAGTCTAAAAATACACCCTCTTTTCCCccacaataataataaaaagaaaaggccaaGGTATAAACAATTGAAccatatatattgttttcaaCCTCCTCAGGATTTTGATACAGGTCAGACTTGTTCAGCACGAAAACTATTTTCTTCCTCCATTGTTGAATATATCGAAGAAAAGCAACCTGACACAAGATGAGGGAATATTAGCTTATCAGGTTAAAGAGAAGTAAATAGGGGGAGCAGAAGAACAAATTACTGGGACAGTACAGGTAAAATATGCAAACTTGAATCCTGCTCAGACACGTACATAATATGATTCAAACATCTAAAACCACCCAAACAAGGATAGTAATCCAAACACAAtaggaaacaaaaaagaagaaaaggaaaaaggtaTACTTCACATATATCAAGAAGTTCCATACTTATAAAATCCACTTGAAATGGTACCGATTCAAAACAAGTTGATAGTTGTTTGGTGGGGCTGCAGGATCCAACCGCAaaccacacaaaaaaaatttccagCTATCTAATAGCATGATTTAGTGAGAGGTGGGaacagaaaacaaacattgtcTGACAACTATGACAAAGTGTCATAGGTGAAAACTGAATCAATCGTAACAACTTTCTAAAAATCCCCCGAAAGAATTCTCAGAACTAGAGAAGTCCAGAAAACAGTATTACAAGGCACCATTGCACCCAGAGTAGTAGCTGTTACATACCTCACTTTCAGTCAGTGGTCGATCCGCAGACATAacaaaaagaagcaaatctGCACGAGGAACAAATTCCTCGGTGAGCTGTTGCTGCCTTTGAAGAATCACATTTGTCCCAGGAGTATCAACTATTATCATCTGCTTAGGAAGGGgataagaagaaaatgaaatggaTAGTTTAGTCCTCAttttatgagaccaaaagcAAACGAAGCTATGCCTACAAACACGATCAGCAACATATTGTAGCAAATGATGACTGTTTACCTATCCAAGAAACTATGAAAAGTTCATTGGCAAGAAAGATTTCTGTAACTTTATTGATGATAATTAGGAAAATCTTAAACAATAGAATTGTAGAATTCAGAATCAAGaggcaaaaaagaaagaaaagaaatagaaaaagggAGGAACTGCAGTAAAAAACTCTGTGAGTGAAATATGAAGTTGAAGCATGTCAAATTCTTCACAAGAAACAAATGAGTTTTCCTGACACACTGCTGAGATATATATTCTGCTAGCGGTTAAAGTATGGGTGTAAACAAGTCGGGCTCAGCAAAAAATTCTggcttgagctcgagcttttgattttgagctcgaactcgagcttttttaattttttatttataattaaaataaaatttattttaaaatatttatttattatgttagaTTGACAagcccaaaatatttttaacaaatatatattcctaatttcttaaactattagataatttaaaaaattaacaattaatataaaattaaaaaatattatagtaataataataagctTACTAACTTGTTGGTTAAGCTTATTTTTGTAtagagattaaatatatataaataaaaataccatattttatcattagctaaatttaaaatatgtgatactacttaataattataatatatggttaattttgaatataaaactgatatagtattaaatatggagttaaatatataaaaaacttaaaaaattttgaaaagctCGCGAATATGAACAGAAtattttgagctcgagctccaAATTAAGCTGGCTCACGCTCAACTCGTCTGCACCCCTAGGTTAAAGGCAGGAAAAGTAACtaaggagaaggagaagaaacGAATAAAAGCTCACTTCTTTTAGAATTGGAGCAGGTATGTAGCATATGTATTGACCATCAGGATGCCTTTCACACCGTTGCTCGCTAAACTCTGATTCAGAATAGCGTAGAAAGGTGATCTCATTAGTTGTAGGAACCACCCCATCCTTTAAGTATCTTTGCCCAAGAAAAGCATTGATGACACTCGACTTTCCAGAGTTGAACTCTCCCTGgtgaaatgaatgaaaataagaATCTCACCCACAAACTCCCTGTGTGGTGTGTCTaggaatatgaaaaatatgctGCTTCTGGCAATCCACTAGTACTCACACAAAGCACTTGAAATGGAAAATTCGAATATACAATCTAAATGGTAAGACATCTAAAtctatcaataaatttagaataaaaggTGCATTGTATTCATTAAGGTATACGAATTCCCTTGTCACAAAAACCATTATAAGCTGTCTTATCCAATTTAAACCTTCCCAGTCAATAAtgtattacaaatattccctCTCAAAGCAAATATGCTTTTAGATGGATGATCTACAAGAACAAATCACCGGTAGGAATCTACCTCTTGTTTGTCAACAATACCTGGAATATTTTTTGCTTCCGAGGAGCTGACTGAGAATATTATGGAAACTCTGTTGTTAGAGATCAGAATACATATGGTATAGATTAGCCATTGTGGAAGAAGATTTTAGGAGCAATCAAAAGTAGTTTCTTAAGATTTACTAAAAGGAAAGGAAGTTCTGTCTAGTTGCATTTATCTAAAAGATGAATTCAATTGCATAGCGAATTATTTTCAGCTAAATTTAGAAGCATTAAGCACTATGCTTGACCGATTCCCTTTTGTCTCACTTATTGATATAAGTTGAGGACTGGTTTTCCCACTTAGTCAGCTACAATATGTTAGTCTTTCTCAGAAGtgaacttctttttttccttttttgcttCTTCCCTCTTATCTGTGTGCATTAAGTATTATGGTTTTTTCTCTTGACACTAACTTTTCTTCAGCATGAAACAGATTGAACAATATTTCATATACTTGAGCTCACATGATCAGTTCAAGCAAAAAATACCTTCAGATCATATTTTCAAAGGCTAAAATCCCCATAGCAACCAGAAGCAATAGCACAcagatgaaaaattaatagaataaaaagatATCCCACTTGCCAAATTATCTCCAAGTGTCTAGCCTACATAAGATCATCTCAAAGACTAGAAGAACTTCTGGTCTATGTTTCACTATAAGCTTCAAGCATGGATTACATCTAAAATCTCAGTAAATGAGAATTAAGGATGGAGACCTCATGAGAATTAAAGCATGTGCCcgttaattttttctaaagaaaaattgcCGTAGAACATGTAACCACTCGCGGTCATATTAAAACAACAACCAACTACAAACCAGAAATGCATTGAAATTTAGAGCTAATACCCATGTATGTCCGTGGAAGAATTGGTTGAAGTTCAGCACACAATTACCACTATAACCAGTAAAAATGGGTCATCAAGTTGAGAAACAGCATCTTTGAGAAGTGAGATATCCTTCATCTGCCATTCAAGATTGGAACTTCATGTTAGCTGTAGGCAAAACACTAGCATTGGATTGAAATATCAGTAAGAACATCCGTAACTACCAAATTTTTAGCATTAAAAGATCACCAGTGGTGTGGCTCTATGGATGACATCTATAGCTTCAAGCAAAATCGACCTCTCCTTGGCTATGATCTGTTGTTCTCTCTCTTCCAATCTGGTAAACCCAGCAATCATCTTCTTTCCAGGAAAGCCATTCTCCGTATCTGTAGCTTTGAGATTGTCGAAACTCTGCCGACCACCATCTACTTTCTTATAGGATGCATACTCACTGTAAAACAAGTTGCTCAAAGCATCTTCTCTCAACGAGCTCAATTCATCCACAGAAACAACTACACCACTAACTCCTGATCTCTGTAAATCTGAAGATATCGATGTCCCATCCGTAACAGAATCAACCATGacaaaaattggaatttttaCACGTCCAGACACAGAGCTCAGCAGCTTCTCTAGACTACCTTCTCCATCAATagtataaataagaaaatcagCACCCTCAGAATTAGAAGCATCTAATGCAGCATTATGAGTTTGGACATTTCGTGCTACCAAAGGAAGAATCACTGAATCAGTTTTTGCATCCATCATTGTATTCCTTGCCACGATGGTAGGTAGACCTAttagaaagaaattatattacaaagaacgcaacccaaaaaaaataaacctgAAAGCCAACAGGAAGATGACAAACATAAGGCAAAGgccaaaaatcaaaaatcaaaatttcttatctgcttcaacaaaatataaatcaatgtAGTTACAAAAGATCAAAAATAGTGCACCCACATATTGTAGTTTATCTcacatcaaacaaaataattaggctttgtttggatttgtattctCGCGTTTTccgagacaagataaaacacactcaatgtttgttttttgtatttttacaccGTATCTGagtgtttttctgtttttcaactttctatatataatatatatatatacataatataaaacagacatgatttgacaataaacaataatttttgtctcccaaaaatacaacatcaaacataaaatatttatatatatacatattcatatataaaaatatatgatttgacaatgaacagtgatttttaacttccaaatcccaacatcatacctacaccacttattttaaaatattttaaattaccccaaaacacaaatccaagcatatcatctattttcaacacacacttattcatctctatttttctctctctattttcaaaacacaaaacaaaacaactaaaacacaaatccaaacacaatgtTAGCTTTCATGTTTCTCCCATCTTGAGGTTAAAAACTCTCCTCGACCATATCCTTCATATGATCCCTTCTGACACCAAATCTAAGAATAAATATCACCTGACATGCTTTTCAGGGTCAGGTAATCAATTAAACCTTTAGAAAAGGAACTAGAAATTTCTACattcaaattagaattaaCTTATTCACCAATTTCCAATTTCACGGATCCAAACACATCATAAGATAAAGAATAAGCCATGCAACTAAGGACAGAGTGCGAGGCTAGGAGCTCCTAATCTGTGCAGGTTTGATGAGCTAACCCACGAATACATGGTTATCTAGTATACATAAATCGAGCTGTTCAGATgctgaaaaacaaataagactTCTCCTTACGATGTAAATAAACCACATTActaagagaaaagaaaataacaaaatggggagagagagaaagagagatgaGAAATGGACAAATGAGATTTGCCAAGAGCTTGTTTGTTTGGGGTTCTAAGTGAATATATAAGGATATGAAAGTATAAGTGTCTGTGTAAGAAAAGCTTTTATGTATGATTTGAAAAGGATAACtagaaagaaagcaaaacaGAATGCACATGAAACAACTCCCGGATGGACAGGTGAAAAAGTGAATGATAATGCTCAAAGgacacacaaaaataaataaataaatatccttgtttaattttgatacCATTTGATCCATAAtcatattacattattttaattatgttcatcattttcatataTCCAATCTCCcagtaaaataatatctacaGATTATTTTCTATGTTGCGACCCTGAAGAAATAATTGCATTCCATTTTAATTCTTGATCTTCACTCATTATTACTAAACCGCTATTAAGTAATTAGTTTATGAGTTTACTACgaccaatttaaaattattttaatagtaatttgtttgttatggaaattaaaaattaagaaataattaattggaaaaaCTACAAACACTAAAATCTTCCTGTCGTACTTTCTTTATTGTAGCTAACAacaagtatttataatattctcCATGCGAATCATACCAAAACCTGTAACCAAAAAACTATACTTCCCTACATGAAACAGGTATCTCCACTTCccattgaaacaaaaaactgTATTTCTATTCATGGAACTAATcaaaaccaaagaaaaaacaaacttcttactatgaaaaggagaaaaaggtTTATGATATTTGAAAAACTTTTGGGTGCCAATAAAAATGCTTGACAAGCGAAATTACAACATCAATCAATCGGCAAAAGTTCTGTATAGATTGTAACTATGTATTCTTATAATGATTATAGatgttttatatgtatatatagcaTCTGGCTTGAAAGAATTTTAACCATTGAACCCACCCCAGACTCAAATGGGGGagtaacaaataaaaacagtCATTATAGGACAAATAGTTATGGCTGATGAGCTTCAAGTGATCTGGTAGAGCAGCATTGCATTTACCCTAGTATTGCTTACTGGTAAATTTAAGCCCAAAAcataaatagatttattgaCCTTGATCAGACAGTAAAACGCCACTGGCATTAACCGCAGCTGCAATATCTACGCGCTCATCAATCAACAAGTAAGCACGGTCCCTAATTACCGACTTCAGCAAACATGCCGCCTCATATAGCTTCTTGCCGCTGCCCTCGCCGCCAGTAAGCACTACGATTCCAACTCTATCAGAAACAGCTTCGTCAATGACGTCAAGCACCGCCTTATCATCCCTAAACACGTCATCGGAGCTCAACCGAAGGACTAGATTTGGTACCTTGATCTCCGGCCGCTTGTAACCGCCGGGAAACAGACTTCTCGGTGGATTCTGGTTTATAGAACTCGAAATTAGAGAACTATTGCCGCTTGATGCGGCAGAGTGAGCGGAGAAAGAAGTTTGTCTGCCAAGACAGCAAGAGCGACGGCGAGGAGCTGGCAGTGTGGATTTGGGGTGGAAGAGGAAAAAGTGGGGTGCGAAGCGAGTGGAGGTCAAAGGGGAGACGGAAGAAATTACCATAGATGTAAGGAGGAGGGAACGGTGGTGGCGGGTTAGGTGGTGGGATGTGTTATCTTTCAAGTAGTGGGGGATGCTGAAATTTTATGGTATGTGGTGATGATGTAGGGAGTCTTTATCCGGATTGAATTGCGGGTTTGAATACTCCGACAACGCTGCCACGACCCGCCTCATTTGTGGCAGCCTCCTCATCCTAAATTCATGGGATAATTACGCTCTACTCCCATCaattttaagtgtaattacacataagtCCCTTTTAGTTCGTAACAGCCCATCCTTAATTCATGGGATAATTAAACTCTTCTCCTATTAGGCATAGACTCCctttaatttggaaaattgcGTTTGTAATATGAAAGCAAAATTTGAGgttgttagatgtaatttttcacatTACAGGaaatctacgtgtaattaccaGACCTCAAGGGgaagggagtgtaattattcctaaattcaTTTTACTCAAAACCTAATAAGGTGTTTTAAGTTGTGAAGTCAAAAAATGCcattcatgataaaataaataacttaattcaaattttttaatctctatattaattgataaaatattctttctttctttttattataatgtaCTGGTCTGTGTATTTTACTCTTACTTATGACATATTTTATAGcgtaaaaaagtatttattatatgaattatttattatatgcacgtagaAACGATATGCCACAACTGctagttaatataaaaaaaatatatattttttattcataaatagcGATTTGCAGCACTACTATAACAtgttttaaagtataaaaggttattatatacacatgaGATAACATAAAAAAGGCAGTTTTAACTCGTAAACAACAATTTATGACACGTTATAtcacatattaaaatatcaattatatccttaaatatttataccaaCATAatgacttttttatttcaaatggcCCACGTCATCAGCTTTTCTATAAGGTTTTCAATGGAACCTTgtcttgatttaattaataaaagtaatagTATAATATGCTTAGAAGTCGACATTAGTATtaggaaaagggaaaaaatgcaatcaattttcttatgatattaaaaatgagtaaatttgtatatataaataagataaattggttcattttaaaagataagGGGAAtaaatttgctcatttataatatcacaatgagctaaattgcattaaacccttaagaaaaatatatctttacGTATggatcaataattattagtgcTTTCGACACATTGAACGCGTCTACTTGAatccttaaaaataaatgtaaaatattattaaaattactttgatgcgaaattattttttttaataaaaatatatagggtgaaaatagaaataattttaaattacataaaataatataacaaaaagaaagaaaattaaatagaagagagaaaaaagattaaaacaaaaattagttgACATTAGTTTTTGAAATGTGGTCAATttagttattatatttaatctataaaaaaaattatagttattaaagATTCTCAAACATtattaatagtaaataaataaaataattaaatgaaaaggaGTTACCNNNNNNNNNNNNNNNNNNNNNNNNNNNNNNNNNNNNNNNNNNNNNNNNNNNNNNNNNNNNNNNNNNNNNNNNNNNNNNNNNNNNNNNNNNNNNNNNNNNNNNNNNNNNNNNNNNNNNNNNNNNNNNNNNNNNNNNNNNNNNNNNNNNNAGAAAGAAAAGAGACCGAGTCCCATAGGTCAAATGACGCGGATGGGGATTCTCAATTATCAAATACACGGCCAAGATTCGTTTACTGTAATTTTTGGCTTCATGATTTTGTACTTTCACCCAGCCACAATCTCCACCACCACTCATGTTCTGCACTTCTCGAGAAGACCGAACCAAGACAGAACGCCTACTTACTACACCGTCGTATTCTCGTGTTGGTTGATCTTCTTGCTGGAGGGTTTTAGTTTTCtctgaggaagaagaagaatgggTCGGAAAAGAAAGGTTCGGAAGGACAGTTCGCTTGGCAAAGAGGTACGAACAAGGCGATCACCTCTTACTGTCAAAATTCTTCCGTTACTCTTcagggttttttctttttttgtttttcccccTTGCGGTTTGTTCCTTTCATTTTTCGAGGAAAAAAAGGGAagtctttttcctttcatgcATGCGACGATTTGTATTGTAAGTGGCAGTATACTTGTGGGTTGGTTTGGATTTTCTTTGTATATCTCAGGGATATGTGAAATGCCCATTAGTATTTGTGGTAGTAGGCTTGTATATAAGGGGGGCCGTTGAGCTTTGACCAATGGTTCATGATGGTTTGAAGTGTTAGATAAATCTGTAATTTCCTTTGAAATAAGTGGGTGGAATGTTTTGTTGTTAAACTTGGGAGTACAGCAGAGTTTCAGTTCTGATGGGGATGTGGAGATTGACTGGAAGAACAGAAACGAttcttgattaatttgataGCACTTTTGAGAGGCACGATGAACTTATGAGGAAGTTTGGTTGGGGCTGGTAAGAATATGAAACAATGTTTAATGAGGACATAAGCCTACTCTCCGCAACGTTTTATTTTCCGGCACATCAGTTCTATAATTCTCAAGAATAGCTATGCAGAGGTGATGTGGACATCGTAAAAGATTTTACGGAAGGGAGTGCTTGGGTGTTTGAAGATGTGAGCGAATGGTTTCTAGTGTTTCTATGCATATGCAGGGATGACTCACTTATGTGTAATGACTTTTCGCCGTTTATTCTTTTATCATGTCTTAACACAAAATTTTTGCTTGTAATGCTAGAAAGGGATGAAAAGCATGGCATGAACAATGACAAACctttaattgtaaattaacTTTGGTTCTCCTTTTGTTGATAGGATAATGCATTTCCAGAGACAACTGGCGATGCGAAAATATTTTCGCATACTGAAAACAACTCAAACATTGTGGAGGCTACGAATATGGAAAATACAGTCCCTCCATATTCCAATGGCGTATCATCAGAGAAGGTAAACTCAAAGGTTACAGAGATGGTTATCAGAAGATCTAGTCGTCTTAAAAGTTCAGCATTAcctaatggaaaaaaaaaagtagaacaATCTGTGGAGCATGTGAATCTTGTTGAGAGTGGAAAGGAAGAAGCACCAGACCATCAACAAGTTGGTACGTTGCCCGTTGTTACAGAAAAGAATGTGGAAGAAGAGGCAACACAAATGAATGTGGACGAAGAGGCACCACAAATGAATGTGGACGAAGAGGCACCAGAGGTCCAGCAACTTCATACTGTGCCTGTTGTGACAGGAAGGAACTTGGAGGAAAAAGTTGACTATATCATTCAAGCAGTTGATGAATTCAAGTCTAAGGTAgaatttgcatattttgaCACTAATCATGAATTTGTTTTGTTCTATATCCATgtctgatgatgatgatatttgTGTTTCATCAGGCTTTTAAACAGGTCACTAAGAAGCCAGATGAGGGTTCATCTATGGACTTAAGCTACAAGAGCTTGTATATTGATTCACAGAAAAAGGTATCAATGTGTAACAATGATTGTctttcattataataattctaatacaatctaatttgattttttttttattgcattgAGTAGATTGAGGCCTTGATGGAGAAACATTATGAGCTGGTCAAGGAGTTGGAATTTGCCCGTGGAAAAGTTGATGCGGTAATATGCATCAAGCTTTAGCAAACTAAACTTTAGTAATCAAGTAGAAATCAAAAGCTTTAAAAACATACCATGTAAATGCCCACTCATGATGGAAATTCTGCACACTTTACTGTTTTTCAATGTGAGACTATTTTGTGGCCcgtaatactatttattactTCGTCCATCCTAATTTGAATGTCTGATTTATGAACAGTATGAGAAGATGAACAATGTTATTGCTGCTT includes:
- the LOC105163260 gene encoding probable transmembrane GTPase FZO-like, chloroplastic isoform X5 produces the protein MVISSVSPLTSTRFAPHFFLFHPKSTLPAPRRRSCCLGRQTSFSAHSAASSGNSSLISSSINQNPPRSLFPGGYKRPEIKVPNLVLRLSSDDVFRDDKAVLDVIDEAVSDRVGIVVLTGGEGSGKKLYEAACLLKSVIRDRAYLLIDERVDIAAAVNASGVLLSDQGLPTIVARNTMMDAKTDSVILPLVARNVQTHNAALDASNSEGADFLIYTIDGEGSLEKLLSSVSGRVKIPIFVMVDSVTDGTSISSDLQRSGVSGVVVSVDELSSLREDALSNLFYSEYASYKKVDGGRQSFDNLKATDTENGFPGKKMIAGFTRLEEREQQIIAKERSILLEAIDVIHRATPLMKDISLLKDAVSQLDDPFLLVIVGEFNSGKSSVINAFLGQRYLKDGVVPTTNEITFLRYSESEFSEQRCERHPDGQYICYIPAPILKEMIIVDTPGTNVILQRQQQLTEEFVPRADLLLFVMSADRPLTESEVAFLRYIQQWRKKIVFVLNKSDLYQNPEELDEAIAFIKENTRKMLNAEDVTLYPVSARSALEAKLSSFTVLEKQEQPSNTSYLGANNFSRLEKYLYSFLDASTNNGIERIRLKLETPVKIAERLLSACQKLVREECQQAERDLVLVNDLLSSVKEHAVKMESESISWKRRILSLIDNVQGRAVKLAESTLQLSNLDLVTSYVLRGNKSVQIPVTSSLRNEVIDPAVSEAQILHCTFLSRPT
- the LOC105163260 gene encoding probable transmembrane GTPase FZO-like, chloroplastic isoform X4; translated protein: MVISSVSPLTSTRFAPHFFLFHPKSTLPAPRRRSCCLGRQTSFSAHSAASSGNSSLISSSINQNPPRSLFPGGYKRPEIKVPNLVLRLSSDDVFRDDKAVLDVIDEAVSDRVGIVVLTGGEGSGKKLYEAACLLKSVIRDRAYLLIDERVDIAAAVNASGVLLSDQGLPTIVARNTMMDAKTDSVILPLVARNVQTHNAALDASNSEGADFLIYTIDGEGSLEKLLSSVSGRVKIPIFVMVDSVTDGTSISSDLQRSGVSGVVVSVDELSSLREDALSNLFYSEYASYKKVDGGRQSFDNLKATDTENGFPGKKMIAGFTRLEEREQQIIAKERSILLEAIDVIHRATPLMKDISLLKDAVSQLDDPFLLVIVGEFNSGKSSVINAFLGQRYLKDGVVPTTNEITFLRYSESEFSEQRCERHPDGQYICYIPAPILKEMIIVDTPGTNVILQRQQQLTEEFVPRADLLLFVMSADRPLTESEVAFLRYIQQWRKKIVFVLNKSDLYQNPEELDEAIAFIKENTRKMLNAEDVTLYPVSARSALEAKLSSFTVLEKQEQPSNTSYLGANNFSRLEKYLYSFLDASTNNGIERIRLKLETPVKIAERLLSACQKLVREECQQAERDLVLVNDLLSSVKEHAVKMESESISWKRRILSLIDNVQGRAVKLAESTLQLSNLDLVTSYVLRGNKSVQIPVTSSLRNEVIDPAVSEAQVRMQASSETKDQ